One region of candidate division KSB1 bacterium genomic DNA includes:
- a CDS encoding alpha-amylase family glycosyl hydrolase — protein sequence MQRKWPVFPLMLVVLLFLSQQMPAQFATNLITSMKRQKLISARIQSSNTIEIELARPLKKVDLDDFSIEPAAAVKHIAAARDGKLIVTTSPLDVRQNYAISLKGIGSKALLHDDILNQFYSQKPLGCRREGQTLAFRVFAPRALQVKLIVFDQYDGDAGREFDMQRDNDGVWEFFATENLDGKYYGYRISGPSGKGEIFDDSIVIADPYSRAVTTMNHYRHPAKSLVLPEDNFDWEGDSFLKIPLEDLIIYEMHLRDLTAHPSSGAPPELRGTYRGLIQSGLKGGIDYIKSLGVNAVELLPIHDFANIEPSPEENRVAANVYGRNHWGYMTSYFFAPESYYATGGTMEAGKWNGADGRQVREFKEVVKAFHRAGIAVLLDVVYNHVSQYDQNPFKLLDKKYYFHLDGEQNFLSRSGCGNDFKTERPMARRLILDSVEYWMREYHIDGFRFDLAAMIDWETCDAILKRAREINPHAIIIAEPWGGGAYTPVQHSQHGWAAWNDQIRNGVKGWRPTGEGDQGFIFGKWKNGVTMADLRTYVTGTLKEDGGLFQHKSHAINYLESHDDHTLGDFIRIASGEVGLEQVITDLDANARLSPRQMRMNKLAALFLFTSQGPIMIHEGQEFARSKVIMKTNVPDPHAGQIDHNSYNKDNETNWLNFRHAEMNRELVDYYRGLIALRRAHRAFRWSEKKDIELLTSEGEFSLGYSIHHASSGDTHDFVVLMNGDTHEPAKFKVPKGKWEIVVNEQKAGTAVLGKFAGGNFVLKPTSGMVMRKSK from the coding sequence TTGCAACGAAAGTGGCCGGTATTCCCGCTGATGCTCGTGGTTTTGCTTTTCCTCAGCCAACAGATGCCAGCTCAGTTTGCCACCAATCTCATCACTTCCATGAAAAGGCAAAAACTCATTTCGGCCCGGATTCAATCCTCCAACACCATAGAAATTGAGCTGGCGCGACCACTCAAAAAAGTTGATCTTGACGATTTTTCCATTGAACCTGCCGCTGCTGTCAAGCACATCGCGGCGGCAAGGGATGGAAAATTAATCGTCACCACCTCGCCGTTGGATGTCCGGCAGAATTATGCCATCTCGCTCAAAGGCATTGGCAGCAAAGCGCTGCTTCACGATGATATTCTCAATCAATTTTATTCGCAAAAACCGCTGGGGTGCCGGCGAGAAGGGCAAACCTTGGCTTTTCGTGTTTTCGCGCCGCGGGCGCTGCAAGTGAAGCTGATTGTTTTCGATCAATACGACGGCGATGCCGGCCGCGAATTTGACATGCAGCGCGACAACGACGGCGTGTGGGAATTTTTCGCGACGGAAAATCTTGACGGAAAATATTACGGCTATCGCATCAGCGGGCCGAGCGGCAAAGGAGAAATTTTTGACGACAGCATCGTCATTGCCGATCCTTATTCGCGCGCGGTGACGACGATGAATCATTATCGCCATCCCGCCAAATCGCTGGTTTTACCGGAAGACAATTTTGATTGGGAGGGCGATTCCTTTCTCAAAATTCCGCTGGAGGATTTGATCATCTACGAGATGCACCTCCGCGATTTGACGGCGCATCCTTCGTCCGGCGCGCCGCCGGAGCTGCGGGGAACTTACCGAGGCCTCATCCAATCCGGCTTGAAAGGCGGCATCGATTACATCAAATCGCTCGGCGTCAATGCGGTTGAATTGCTTCCGATACACGATTTTGCCAATATCGAGCCGTCGCCCGAAGAAAATCGCGTGGCGGCAAACGTTTATGGCCGCAATCATTGGGGCTATATGACGAGTTATTTTTTTGCGCCGGAGAGTTATTACGCCACCGGCGGCACGATGGAGGCCGGCAAATGGAACGGCGCCGATGGCCGGCAAGTGCGAGAATTCAAGGAAGTCGTCAAAGCTTTTCACCGGGCGGGCATCGCCGTTTTACTCGACGTTGTTTATAATCACGTGTCGCAATACGATCAAAATCCCTTTAAGCTTCTCGACAAAAAATATTATTTTCACTTGGACGGTGAACAAAATTTTCTGAGTCGAAGCGGCTGCGGCAATGATTTCAAAACCGAGCGGCCGATGGCGCGGCGCCTGATTCTCGACAGCGTCGAGTATTGGATGCGCGAATATCACATCGACGGCTTTCGCTTCGATCTCGCGGCGATGATCGATTGGGAAACCTGCGACGCGATTTTAAAGCGCGCCCGCGAAATCAATCCTCATGCGATCATCATTGCCGAGCCGTGGGGCGGAGGCGCTTACACGCCGGTGCAACATTCGCAGCACGGCTGGGCGGCGTGGAATGATCAAATTCGCAACGGCGTGAAAGGCTGGCGGCCGACCGGCGAGGGCGATCAGGGTTTTATTTTCGGCAAATGGAAAAACGGCGTGACGATGGCCGATTTGCGCACTTATGTCACCGGCACGCTGAAGGAAGACGGCGGATTATTTCAACACAAATCTCACGCGATCAATTATCTGGAATCGCATGATGATCACACCCTGGGAGATTTTATTCGTATTGCCAGCGGAGAAGTCGGGCTGGAGCAGGTGATCACCGACCTCGACGCCAACGCCCGGCTTTCGCCGCGCCAAATGCGAATGAACAAGCTGGCAGCGCTTTTTCTTTTCACCTCCCAGGGCCCGATCATGATTCATGAAGGCCAGGAATTTGCGCGCAGCAAAGTTATTATGAAAACCAACGTTCCCGATCCGCACGCCGGCCAAATCGATCACAACAGCTACAACAAAGACAACGAAACCAACTGGCTGAATTTTCGACATGCCGAAATGAATCGCGAGCTGGTTGATTATTATCGCGGCTTGATTGCCTTGCGGCGGGCGCATCGGGCCTTTCGGTGGAGTGAAAAGAAGGATATTGAATTGTTAACAAGCGAGGGTGAGTTTTCATTGGGCTATTCCATTCATCACGCTTCGAGCGGGGATACGCATGATTTTGTCGTGCTCATGAATGGGGATACGCATGAACCGGCCAAATTCAAAGTGCCAAAAGGCAAATGGGAAATCGTCGTCAACGAACAAAAAGCCGGCACAGCGGTTTTGGGAAAATTTGCCGGCGGGAATTTTGTTTTGAAACCGACGAGCGGGATGGTGATGCGGAAAAGTAAATGA
- a CDS encoding diadenylate cyclase, producing MTKRKIFKKLCTPERGISSNVLESVLELGVELAREGREGRKIGTLFTVGDEENVLRFSRPLILDPLYGHPTELKRLELPEMRETVKELAQLDGAFIVSGEGVVLSAARYLEAPVAGVQLPLGLGTRHIAAAAVSLHTKAIAVVLSASSVVRVFANGEIVGEILPELWLIGRDSLYIKKPHIEESEDEKITVAIKEG from the coding sequence ATGACGAAACGCAAAATATTTAAAAAGCTGTGTACACCCGAAAGAGGCATATCGTCAAACGTTCTGGAGAGCGTTCTCGAGCTGGGCGTGGAGTTGGCGCGCGAAGGCCGGGAGGGCAGAAAGATCGGCACCTTGTTTACAGTGGGTGATGAGGAAAATGTGCTGCGCTTTTCGCGGCCGCTGATTCTGGATCCGTTGTACGGCCATCCCACCGAGCTAAAACGCCTCGAATTGCCGGAAATGCGCGAAACCGTCAAAGAGCTGGCGCAGTTGGACGGCGCGTTCATCGTTTCCGGTGAAGGTGTGGTGTTATCGGCGGCCCGCTATCTCGAAGCTCCGGTTGCCGGCGTGCAATTGCCGTTGGGTTTGGGAACGCGCCACATCGCCGCTGCCGCCGTCAGTTTGCACACCAAAGCCATCGCCGTGGTGCTTTCCGCCAGCTCGGTGGTTCGCGTCTTTGCCAACGGTGAAATCGTCGGAGAAATTTTGCCCGAGCTCTGGCTTATCGGCCGCGACAGCCTCTATATCAAAAAACCGCATATTGAAGAAAGCGAGGATGAGAAAATTACCGTGGCCATCAAAGAGGGATAA
- the lon gene encoding endopeptidase La codes for MEFNANKSGASPPLPKIPKRLRLLPFGDGVLFPYMVLPAVITADHLKKLAEEAASYDHMVGVFAIKGEAQPEKLPELHAAGTAAMILRMLRMPDGSLNVVLQGLKRVAIKEIVQREPFMMAEVQTLEETLDRNIEFEGLLKNTISQFHDLVRLAPYLSNEASLVVNNLDNPSQQIDFMASQLNFKIEEKQQILNALNVNERLRLLAVFLGREMEILQIGSKIQQDIQQKMSTAQREVYLRQQLEAIKKELGETDEHTAEINALRQQVEKANLPPDVLKEANQELERMSKIPPFSPEYIVARTYLDWMINLPWNTSTEDNLDIARAQKILDEDHFDLEKPKERIIDYLAVRKLKQEMKGPILCFVGPPGTGKTSLGKSIATALGRKFVRLALGGIRDEAEIRGHRRTYIGALPGRIIQSLRRAGSNNPVLMIDEIDKIGMDYHGDPSSALLEVLDPEQNNSFVDHYLDLPFDLSKILFIATANTVHTIPAPLLDRLEILELPGYTEPDKIEIAQRYLIPKQLAEHGLESSQVKFETEALVKIIRDYTREAGLRNLERQIATICRKAARRIATGEAVPIAMTAAEVRHILGIEKFRYELAQGRDEIGVVVGLAWTPAGGDTLLVETTVVPGTGNFRLTGQLGEVMKESAQAALTYVRSRAQKLGLPENFYRKWDAHIHVPEGAVPKDGPSAGITMTTALVSAFTKKPARKDVAMTGEITLRGKVLPVGGIRDKVLAAHRAGIKTVILPRENERDLEEVPEHVRKALNFEFVEHMDRVLELALSTPTASRELGNAAKPEQESQPWPMAAKASIEAKPGLHEMT; via the coding sequence ATGGAGTTCAACGCCAACAAAAGCGGCGCTTCACCGCCGCTGCCGAAGATTCCAAAACGCTTGCGGCTTTTGCCCTTCGGCGACGGCGTGCTCTTTCCCTATATGGTCTTGCCGGCGGTGATCACGGCGGACCATTTGAAAAAGCTGGCGGAAGAGGCGGCGTCTTATGACCACATGGTCGGCGTGTTTGCCATCAAAGGCGAAGCGCAACCGGAAAAATTGCCCGAGCTCCACGCTGCCGGCACGGCGGCGATGATCCTGCGCATGTTGCGCATGCCGGATGGCTCGCTGAATGTGGTTTTACAAGGGCTGAAGCGGGTCGCCATCAAGGAAATCGTGCAGCGCGAGCCGTTCATGATGGCCGAAGTGCAAACGCTGGAAGAAACTCTCGACCGCAACATTGAGTTTGAAGGTTTGCTCAAAAATACCATCTCCCAATTTCACGACCTCGTCCGTCTCGCTCCCTACCTGTCCAACGAAGCCTCGCTGGTGGTCAATAATCTCGACAATCCCAGCCAGCAGATCGACTTCATGGCCTCACAGCTCAATTTCAAAATCGAGGAAAAGCAGCAGATTTTGAATGCCTTGAACGTCAATGAGCGGTTGAGGTTGCTGGCAGTTTTTTTAGGCCGCGAAATGGAGATTTTGCAGATCGGCAGCAAAATTCAGCAGGACATCCAGCAAAAGATGAGCACGGCGCAGCGCGAGGTTTATCTGCGCCAACAGCTCGAGGCCATCAAAAAAGAACTGGGCGAAACCGATGAGCACACCGCGGAAATCAACGCGCTGCGGCAGCAAGTGGAAAAAGCCAATCTCCCGCCCGACGTGCTAAAAGAGGCCAACCAGGAGCTGGAGCGCATGAGCAAGATTCCGCCCTTTTCGCCGGAATATATCGTGGCGCGCACTTACCTGGACTGGATGATCAACCTGCCCTGGAACACCAGCACTGAAGACAACCTGGATATTGCCCGCGCGCAAAAAATTCTGGACGAAGATCATTTCGATCTCGAAAAACCCAAAGAGCGGATCATTGACTATCTCGCGGTGCGCAAGCTGAAGCAGGAAATGAAAGGGCCGATTCTCTGTTTTGTCGGCCCGCCGGGAACCGGGAAAACCTCCTTGGGCAAATCCATCGCCACGGCGCTCGGCCGCAAGTTCGTTCGCCTGGCGCTCGGCGGCATTCGTGACGAAGCCGAGATTCGCGGCCATCGCCGCACTTACATCGGCGCGCTGCCGGGGCGCATCATTCAAAGCCTGCGGCGCGCCGGCTCCAACAATCCGGTGCTGATGATCGATGAGATTGACAAGATCGGCATGGACTACCACGGCGACCCCTCGTCGGCATTGCTGGAAGTGCTCGACCCCGAGCAAAACAACAGCTTCGTCGATCATTATCTGGACTTGCCTTTTGATCTCTCGAAGATTTTGTTCATTGCCACCGCCAACACCGTTCATACCATTCCCGCGCCGTTGTTGGATCGCCTGGAAATTCTGGAGCTTCCCGGCTATACGGAGCCGGACAAAATCGAAATCGCGCAGCGTTATTTGATTCCGAAACAGCTCGCCGAGCACGGTTTGGAAAGCTCGCAAGTGAAATTTGAGACGGAAGCGCTGGTCAAGATCATCCGCGACTACACGCGCGAAGCGGGTCTGCGCAATCTCGAGCGGCAGATTGCCACCATCTGCCGGAAAGCCGCGCGCCGCATCGCCACCGGTGAGGCTGTGCCGATTGCGATGACCGCCGCCGAGGTGCGCCATATTCTTGGCATCGAAAAATTTCGTTACGAATTGGCGCAGGGCAGGGATGAAATCGGCGTGGTGGTGGGGCTGGCATGGACGCCGGCCGGCGGCGACACCCTGCTGGTCGAAACCACCGTCGTGCCGGGCACGGGAAATTTTCGCCTCACCGGCCAGTTGGGAGAGGTGATGAAGGAATCGGCGCAAGCGGCGCTCACTTACGTCCGTTCGCGCGCGCAAAAATTGGGGCTGCCGGAAAACTTTTATCGCAAATGGGATGCGCACATTCACGTGCCCGAAGGTGCGGTGCCCAAAGACGGCCCTTCGGCCGGCATCACCATGACCACGGCGCTGGTTTCGGCCTTCACCAAAAAACCGGCCAGAAAAGACGTGGCCATGACCGGAGAAATTACCTTGCGCGGCAAAGTGTTGCCGGTCGGCGGCATTCGCGACAAAGTGTTGGCGGCGCATCGCGCCGGCATTAAAACGGTTATTTTGCCCAGGGAAAATGAGCGCGATCTCGAGGAAGTCCCGGAGCACGTTCGGAAAGCGCTGAACTTTGAATTCGTTGAGCACATGGATCGTGTTCTCGAGCTGGCACTCAGCACTCCAACTGCGTCTCGTGAATTGGGAAATGCCGCCAAGCCCGAGCAAGAATCACAACCCTGGCCCATGGCGGCAAAAGCTTCAATTGAAGCAAAGCCCGGCCTGCACGAAATGACATGA
- a CDS encoding DHH family phosphoesterase, with protein sequence MVENNLAKLDHVLAGCKRLLILTHDYPDPDALASALLLSHLARKRYHLRTRLAHGGLIYRAENRALVQQLHIKLTHVNAIRWKQYRHIALVDTQPDFGNHSLPAEIKPTVVFDHHHANAATPVRFEDIRPNYGATVTILWEYLTAAELEMTADLATAVTYAIRTETQELGRDISPPDVEAYLKAYPKASKKKLAKILNPKLPKSYFLLLQTALQNARVFRHAAHVHLGEVESPELVAQIADLLLRHERLSWALATGRFDNQLFVSMRCNNADAHAGQILQQIVGKMGTAGGHAMTAGGRMPLSQNGHADWQDLENLVIARFLKKLRYAKDIEWKPLLGEENDFQTTTNNHKTGITKNDLTNDETQNI encoded by the coding sequence ATGGTGGAAAATAACCTAGCAAAACTCGATCACGTGCTCGCCGGCTGCAAGCGGCTGCTGATTCTGACGCACGATTATCCCGATCCGGATGCGCTGGCCAGCGCGCTGCTGCTCTCCCATTTGGCGCGCAAACGATATCATCTGCGCACGCGCCTTGCCCACGGCGGGCTGATCTATCGCGCCGAGAATCGCGCCCTGGTGCAACAGCTTCACATCAAGCTAACGCATGTGAATGCCATTCGCTGGAAGCAATACCGCCACATTGCGCTGGTGGATACACAGCCGGATTTTGGCAATCACAGTTTGCCGGCGGAAATAAAACCCACTGTGGTCTTCGATCATCATCACGCCAATGCCGCGACGCCAGTCAGGTTCGAAGATATTCGTCCGAACTACGGTGCAACCGTCACCATTCTTTGGGAATATTTAACGGCGGCAGAGTTGGAGATGACCGCCGACTTGGCCACGGCGGTGACTTATGCTATTCGCACCGAAACCCAGGAGCTTGGAAGAGATATTTCGCCGCCGGATGTGGAAGCTTATTTGAAAGCTTATCCGAAGGCCAGCAAAAAGAAGCTGGCTAAAATTCTGAACCCCAAATTACCCAAGAGCTACTTTTTGCTGTTGCAAACGGCGTTGCAAAATGCCAGAGTCTTTCGCCACGCCGCGCACGTGCACTTGGGCGAAGTCGAATCGCCGGAACTGGTCGCCCAGATTGCCGATCTGCTGCTGCGGCACGAGCGCCTCAGTTGGGCGCTCGCCACCGGACGTTTTGATAACCAGCTTTTTGTGTCGATGCGCTGCAACAATGCCGACGCGCACGCCGGACAAATCTTGCAACAAATCGTCGGCAAAATGGGCACGGCTGGCGGCCATGCGATGACGGCCGGCGGGCGGATGCCGCTGAGCCAAAACGGGCATGCCGATTGGCAAGATCTCGAAAACCTTGTCATCGCCAGATTTCTGAAAAAGCTCAGATATGCCAAAGATATTGAATGGAAACCGTTGTTGGGCGAAGAGAATGATTTTCAAACCACAACCAACAACCATAAAACCGGAATCACCAAGAATGATTTGACCAATGACGAAACGCAAAATATTTAA
- a CDS encoding transposase produces the protein MNLSHAERYRSRQESAQPILIAIKAWLGQQVREVLPKSIMGKAIGYTLGQWSKLERYISDGRFEMDNNWIENAIRPVALGRKNYLFAGSHEGARGATLIYSLVATTKRPTAWNRLPISKTCSAASPTIHTGASPSFCHRTGNPLLQYNNPSARRQAGVHRTDTLISPEAVSTVWMVDAKRHRNGRRRR, from the coding sequence ATGAATTTGTCGCATGCCGAGCGCTATCGGTCTCGGCAGGAGTCCGCCCAGCCGATTCTGATTGCGATCAAAGCCTGGCTGGGTCAACAGGTGCGAGAAGTTTTGCCAAAGAGCATCATGGGCAAAGCCATTGGCTACACCCTCGGCCAGTGGTCGAAGCTGGAGCGCTATATCAGCGACGGTCGTTTCGAGATGGACAACAACTGGATCGAGAATGCGATTCGGCCGGTGGCGCTGGGACGGAAAAACTATTTGTTTGCTGGCTCACATGAAGGTGCCCGGGGTGCGACGTTGATTTATTCTCTGGTGGCAACTACCAAGCGCCCCACGGCGTGGAACCGTTTGCCCATCTCAAAGACGTGCTCAGCCGCATCGCCGACCATCCACACCGGCGCGTCGCCGAGCTTTTGCCACAGAACTGGAAACCCGCTACTTCAATATAACAACCCCTCCGCTCGCCGGCAAGCTGGGGTTCACCGGACGGATACGCTTATTTCTCCCGAAGCCGTTAGCACGGTTTGGATGGTTGACGCCAAACGCCACCGAAATGGGCGACGCAGAAGATGA
- a CDS encoding TIGR04282 family arsenosugar biosynthesis glycosyltransferase, which translates to MPTDSALLIFVKYPEPGKVKTRLAAAVGAEIAAQLYQEFIRCTFDIAMQIEVAAQFVTFTPIDKAKELRKLFPGPWQWFAQAESTDLGMRIHRAVQHVQQQGYSHVLTIGTDSPSLPAEYLKQAATALSTHDVVLGPATDGGYYLIGLKSAPEKLFTGIEWSTERVLQQTLNRAEQLRMSVHQLPVWYDVDDLTTLQRFCREANLPPALLQKVKSYLCK; encoded by the coding sequence ATGCCAACTGATTCAGCTTTGTTGATTTTCGTTAAATATCCCGAACCCGGCAAAGTCAAAACTCGTCTCGCCGCCGCAGTCGGCGCTGAAATAGCCGCCCAACTCTATCAGGAATTCATTCGCTGCACATTTGATATTGCCATGCAAATCGAAGTCGCGGCGCAATTTGTGACGTTCACGCCGATTGACAAAGCGAAAGAACTGCGGAAACTTTTTCCGGGGCCCTGGCAATGGTTCGCGCAAGCAGAATCAACGGATTTGGGAATGCGCATTCACCGCGCCGTTCAACACGTGCAACAGCAAGGCTACTCGCATGTGCTCACCATCGGAACGGATAGCCCCTCCCTGCCGGCGGAATATCTCAAGCAAGCGGCAACGGCTTTGTCAACTCATGATGTCGTTTTGGGACCGGCAACCGATGGTGGGTATTATTTGATCGGTTTGAAAAGCGCCCCGGAAAAACTTTTTACGGGAATAGAGTGGAGCACGGAACGCGTACTGCAACAAACATTAAACCGCGCCGAACAACTGCGGATGTCTGTGCACCAGCTTCCGGTTTGGTATGATGTGGATGATTTGACAACCTTGCAGCGATTTTGCCGTGAAGCAAATTTACCTCCGGCTTTGTTGCAGAAAGTAAAATCATATTTATGTAAATAA
- a CDS encoding DUF3996 domain-containing protein, which translates to MKKFASTCALLLVLAGNPAWCQDSGMGLGLIVGEPTGISFKTWQGASTAFDFGLAWSFSGNDFIQLHGDYLSHNFSSLKVEKGRLPFYYGIGGRLKFIEVGSKKGGDSRTRLGVRLPLGLNYLFEKTALDAFVEVVPVLDLVPDTKIDLNAAIGMRYFFSK; encoded by the coding sequence ATGAAAAAGTTCGCATCGACCTGTGCTCTGCTGCTGGTTTTGGCCGGTAATCCGGCGTGGTGTCAGGATAGCGGGATGGGTTTGGGCCTCATCGTGGGCGAGCCGACTGGGATTAGTTTCAAGACTTGGCAAGGCGCCAGCACCGCGTTCGATTTCGGTTTGGCGTGGTCTTTTTCCGGAAATGATTTTATTCAACTGCATGGCGATTATCTGTCTCACAATTTTTCCTCGCTCAAAGTTGAAAAAGGCCGGCTGCCGTTTTATTACGGCATTGGCGGCCGCCTCAAGTTCATTGAGGTTGGCTCCAAAAAAGGCGGTGACAGCCGGACGCGCCTCGGGGTGCGTCTGCCGTTGGGCTTGAACTATTTGTTCGAGAAAACCGCGCTCGATGCTTTTGTCGAGGTCGTGCCGGTTCTCGATTTGGTTCCCGATACCAAAATCGATTTGAATGCGGCAATCGGCATGCGTTACTTTTTTTCCAAGTGA
- the dnaJ gene encoding molecular chaperone DnaJ, which yields MSEKDFYRILGVSETASGEEIKKAYRHLAKKYHPDRNKGDKQAEERFKEINEAYDILGDPEKRKKYDQLRKFGAGHFAEQGVSWEDLLRQFGGAARGTGTRFGGGQGFDFSNLGFDFGFGDVFSSFFDQGDFIRRSRGSPQTGADVHVEVTIPFQTAVAGGQVQVTVPKETTCANCNGTAAEPGSRVEICNFCQGRGTVSEGRGGFAISRPCPRCLGRGKIIERPCHVCGGTGTVTTQRTIAVQIPAGVEDGVTLRLAGQGNVGVAGGPSGDLLLTVHVEEDQFFKRKGVNVQVEIPLNVAQAILGTKVRIRTPQGKKVLLRIPAGTDSGHTFRLRGMGIKSVNATGDMFVTVKVETPKNLTAAQRELIQQFARSAGMKH from the coding sequence ATGAGTGAAAAAGATTTTTATCGCATTCTCGGTGTGAGTGAAACTGCCTCAGGGGAGGAGATCAAGAAAGCCTATCGCCATCTGGCGAAAAAGTATCATCCGGATCGCAACAAAGGCGACAAGCAAGCCGAAGAACGATTCAAGGAGATCAACGAGGCTTACGATATTCTGGGCGACCCCGAGAAGCGGAAAAAATATGATCAACTGCGCAAGTTCGGCGCGGGCCATTTTGCCGAACAAGGCGTGTCGTGGGAAGACTTGCTCCGGCAGTTCGGCGGCGCGGCCAGGGGGACTGGTACGCGCTTCGGCGGCGGCCAGGGCTTTGATTTCTCCAATCTCGGTTTTGATTTTGGCTTTGGCGACGTGTTCAGCTCGTTCTTCGATCAGGGCGATTTCATCCGGCGCTCGCGCGGCAGCCCGCAAACCGGCGCAGATGTTCATGTCGAAGTGACTATTCCGTTTCAGACGGCCGTTGCAGGTGGTCAAGTGCAAGTTACGGTTCCCAAAGAAACAACCTGCGCCAACTGCAACGGCACAGCGGCGGAACCAGGCTCGAGAGTCGAAATTTGCAATTTTTGCCAGGGGCGCGGCACGGTGAGCGAAGGCCGCGGCGGTTTCGCCATTAGCCGGCCATGTCCGCGTTGTTTGGGCCGCGGCAAAATCATCGAACGGCCCTGCCATGTTTGCGGCGGCACCGGCACGGTTACCACACAACGCACGATCGCGGTGCAGATTCCGGCAGGGGTTGAAGATGGCGTCACATTGCGCCTCGCCGGACAGGGCAACGTTGGAGTAGCGGGCGGCCCGTCGGGCGATTTGTTGCTCACGGTTCACGTGGAAGAGGACCAATTTTTCAAGCGCAAAGGCGTCAACGTTCAAGTCGAAATTCCTTTAAATGTGGCGCAGGCGATTCTCGGTACGAAAGTTCGCATCCGCACGCCGCAAGGCAAGAAGGTGCTCCTGCGCATCCCCGCCGGCACGGATAGCGGACATACGTTCCGGCTGCGGGGCATGGGCATTAAAAGCGTGAATGCGACCGGCGACATGTTCGTTACCGTAAAAGTGGAAACCCCGAAAAATCTCACAGCCGCGCAGCGCGAGCTGATTCAGCAATTCGCCCGCTCGGCTGGCATGAAGCATTAG
- a CDS encoding FKBP-type peptidyl-prolyl cis-trans isomerase, whose amino-acid sequence MRFQLAVSMVLIGLLGCQTDKDKKIVLETQKQKVSYSIGLDIGRNLKQGEIDIDLEALGRGIKDAVSDSTPLLTEAQIQETMQKFQQEMIDKQSQSANRASEKNTQEGEAFLAENAKKEGVITLPSGLQYKVIKAGSGRKPKLTDEVTTHYRGMLIDGTEFDSSYKRGEPTSFPVDGVIAGWTEALQLMPVGSKWQLFVPPNLAYGPRGAGNAIGPNATLIFDIELLAIK is encoded by the coding sequence ATGCGATTTCAACTGGCGGTATCAATGGTGCTCATCGGTTTGCTGGGTTGCCAAACGGATAAAGACAAAAAAATCGTGCTGGAGACACAGAAACAGAAAGTCAGTTACAGCATCGGACTCGACATCGGCAGAAATTTGAAACAGGGCGAGATCGATATTGATCTGGAAGCGCTCGGCCGGGGAATCAAGGACGCAGTATCCGACAGCACGCCCTTGCTGACGGAAGCGCAAATCCAGGAAACCATGCAGAAATTTCAACAGGAAATGATCGACAAACAGAGCCAGAGCGCCAATCGCGCCAGCGAAAAAAACACGCAAGAGGGAGAAGCTTTTTTAGCCGAAAATGCCAAAAAAGAAGGCGTCATCACACTGCCGAGCGGACTGCAGTATAAAGTGATCAAAGCCGGCAGTGGCAGGAAACCGAAACTGACGGATGAAGTGACGACGCATTATCGCGGCATGTTGATCGATGGCACCGAGTTTGACAGCTCATATAAGCGCGGCGAGCCGACGAGCTTTCCGGTTGACGGCGTGATTGCCGGCTGGACCGAGGCCTTGCAGTTGATGCCGGTTGGCTCGAAATGGCAGTTGTTTGTTCCGCCGAATCTCGCCTACGGCCCGCGCGGCGCCGGTAATGCCATCGGTCCGAATGCCACACTGATTTTCGACATCGAATTGCTGGCGATCAAGTAA
- a CDS encoding Hsp20/alpha crystallin family protein, with product MKLFDELSRMQNDVIRFVDHLQRLSKIPAGFSTVTWIPPANIYENEEAYIVVAELPGIDPQKMHVSVRDNLVVIQGEKRPPAAVHNTRCRHMEITFGTFVRSLQLSEALNSEGVQANYHHGVLEIIVPKMRPGESKREIPIQSNG from the coding sequence ATGAAACTTTTTGACGAATTATCCCGGATGCAAAACGACGTGATCCGGTTTGTGGATCATCTCCAGCGTCTCAGCAAGATTCCGGCGGGTTTTTCAACCGTGACGTGGATTCCGCCGGCCAATATTTATGAAAATGAAGAGGCGTACATCGTTGTGGCCGAACTCCCCGGCATCGATCCCCAAAAAATGCACGTGAGTGTTCGCGACAATCTGGTCGTCATTCAGGGCGAGAAAAGGCCGCCGGCCGCGGTGCACAACACGCGCTGCCGCCACATGGAAATCACTTTTGGGACTTTCGTGCGCAGCTTGCAGTTATCAGAAGCGCTCAATTCCGAGGGGGTGCAGGCGAATTATCATCACGGCGTTTTGGAAATCATCGTTCCCAAGATGCGCCCGGGAGAGTCGAAACGAGAGATTCCCATACAGTCGAACGGCTAA